The Lycium ferocissimum isolate CSIRO_LF1 chromosome 1, AGI_CSIRO_Lferr_CH_V1, whole genome shotgun sequence genome includes a region encoding these proteins:
- the LOC132068660 gene encoding endoglucanase 1-like, whose translation MVSSSLATIAIFVFLLSFTTPLFLAKPVHHSHHHRFASHNYRDALAKSIIYFEGQRSGKLPSSQRITWRKDSGLSDGKAMGVDLVGGYYDAGDNVKFGFPMAFTTTMLSWSVIEFGGLMKGELNNAKEAIGWATEYLLKATAHPDTIYVQV comes from the exons atggtttcttcttctttagcaACCATAGCCATTTTTGTTTTTCTGTTAAGCTTTACTACCCCTTTGTTTCTTGCTAAACCTGTACACCATTCCCATCATCATCGTTTTGCTTCTCATAACTATAGAGATGCACTTGCCAAATCCATTATTTATTTTGAGGGTCAGAGGTCAGGGAAACTACCTTCTAGTCAGAGGATTACTTGGCGTAAAGATTCTGGTCTTTCAGATGGCAAAGCCATGGGT GTCGATTTGGTTGGTGGATATTACGACGCTGGAGACAATGTGAAGTTTGGTTTCCCAATGGCATTCACCACCACAATGCTGTCATGGAGTGTGATTGAATTTGGTGGATTGATGAAAGGAGAGCTAAACAATGCTAAAGAAGCCATTGGCTGGGCTACTGAATATCTTCTCAAGGCCACTGCCCATCCAGACACCATTTATGTTCAGGTGTGA
- the LOC132062094 gene encoding protein MAIN-LIKE 1-like, producing MIERWRPETHTFHLRTGEATITLQDVEVIYGLQIDGQALYRVEPPEMLPYRQELAKLTGFEPLQRDMRGRSRLLRSSLHAHLRLVDLQHPIGEATPQADVDRCARLYLLIIFGGNMFPNTSGADKSIRYLLFIEDLDQLGCYSWDVAPSGLHVREDLIEPLRARGLRSLVFSPLSSV from the coding sequence ATGATTGAGCGCTGGCGACCGGAGACccatacatttcatctccgcactGGCGAGGCTACCATTACCCTGCAGGATGTCGAGGTGATTTATGGTCTACAGATTGATGGACAGGCATTGTATAGAGTGGAGCCTCCGGAGATGCTGCCGTATCGCCAGGAGTTGGCTAAGCTCACTGGTTTCGAGCCTCTGCAGAGGGATATGCGTGGACGAAGTCGGTTGTTACGGTCCTCCCTCCATGCTCACTTGCGCCTCGTAGATCTGCAGCATCCGATTGGGGAGGCGACGCCTCAAGCTGATGTTGACCGATGTGCTCGCTTATATCTTCTCATTATATTCGGGGGCAATATGTTCCCGAACACGTCGGGTGCGGATAAGAGCATTAGGTATCTGCTCTTTATTGAGGACTTAGACCAGCTGGGATGTTATAGTTGGGACGTCGCGCCGTCCGGCTTACATGTACGAGAGGATTTGATCGAGCCTCTGCGGGCGAGAGGTTTGAGGTCGCTCGTATTTAGCCCTCTTTCTTCGgtgtaa